In Vitis vinifera cultivar Pinot Noir 40024 chromosome 4, ASM3070453v1, the genomic window CACTGGAGATGTTCATGCCATCTAGGtgctttgtttttaagaatcAGCGGATCTCCTGATCCCTGGACAGGTACTAATGGCTCTGACAGGCTTGTGGAGCATATGTCTGTGACTGGATCCTTTTTTCTCAAACATGGTGAAGGAGAAAATTGCTCATCAAAGGGTTGTGGGAATGATGTTGGTGTTGGGGCAGTGCCTCCCTCCtgaattgaagaaataggaatgGAATGCATGGTGCATTGCATTCTCCTAGGTCCTCTGGTGCGAAGGACATTGAGTTCATAGGAAATGGTGGCCACACTGTAGTTACATGCAGGTACTCTTGGAGATACCTGCTTAGAGTGGAACCGTCGACTTGACCGACTATTAGGTTGAACTGCTGTATCATATGGAGGTTGGCTGTCGTATATTGTGAACTTCGTGCCCAGAAAATTGGATCTGATAGAAATTGTTCATAAATCATTGGAATCATAAGATGAAGATTGCACAAAGATCATTAGCATAAGCAGTGACCACATACCTCAGTTTTCCAACATATGTATTGCTGGCTCGAGAAAAATCATCTGCAACCAGAGATATCACAAAATCTGTGCTAGTTGGCCTTCGGATCCTTCTGGCTGCAAGCAACAGTTTATCACTCTGGCCCTCAGCTGTCaattcaataaaatcatttagtTAGATCCTTATTAGTTCATCAAAAGTATTCTTTTACACATTTCCATAACTCCATATGCATTATCCTGGAGTTGTCACAAATTCTCTTATCTCAATATTTGTATCTAAATGTATTAAAATCATACGCCCAAAATGATGAtacatttagagcccagagtaCCAAGTGCAAACAGGCagcaaatgaaatgaaatggttTTTACCACAATCAAcatataaagacaaaaaaaaatttgtatagtTGACACAATTTTCCATTAAATTGAAGTATCAAAggttcaaatattaaaaataaaataagaatgcTTGCAAGCAAGATTCTTTTAGGGAACATAACTTCATCCAGGATCTTCATACAGGCATTTCAAGTGAAGACTGAAAAATCAAGTAAATTAAGATAGACTGAGAGGGTAACATGGCTTACAAGGTGTCAGGCCAAAGTACAAAAGATATGTAGAGGTGGCTCTATCCCTTCTAATAAAGCACTGTATTGGAGAATCACGTGGCCCCGGCTATTTAGAATTATAAAGAGAAGAATAAGACATTCATAAAAGGCAATAATTAGTATACAAGGAAACtagaaaccaaagaaacaaaaagacaaaaaagattAACAAAAAAAGGATTACCTGCTTCAATGAAATGGGGAATGTGAGCCTTCCACATTCCTCTGGAGTTTTGACAATCTCCTTTGTAATCTCCCTCCATGACCTACAAACTGAAGCACAAAATACAACAACATTCCTAGCAGGCCATGACGTCTCACTCTCTTCTACCCTCTGGATTATATCCAAAAGCAATTCAGGTGGTAAATTCGCCCACTGACCCTGTTGGAGGGCTCCAGAGAGGGGGCCTTGATCAGGGGCAATATATGACCTTGTTCGTCTGCGCCAATGCTTCCCTTCTACCCCACGCCTAGAAATGTTCCCAATTCCATCTTTCATTTCCTTTAGCTCACGAACAATGCTTTTGAAGGACATCTCTACATAACATAACAATCCTTTTCTTCAACCGCTCAGCTACAAACTGATACAAATGAGAATCTTTAGGTTGCAAAACTTTTCAACGTGTGATATCATTTATAGATCCATCATACAAAACAGAACACATGACCCtcttcttaaataattttaagcaCATTCAGTTTTGAATACTTGGTTACATCCACCACACAAAGAACTTAAAGAATCAATGGGTCTGATGTCCTAGCATCAAAAGGGTAACACTGATCCAGATGAAAATTTCCTACAACTCGCTAGCAGAGAATCAATGCCTTCTCAGTTCTTATTATCTTCTTTTATCAGTTTCCACAATTTCCCAAGCTGTAATGATTAAGACAAATTTATGAAAAACACACGCAATGCCAGGAATAAAATGggaatctgatcatgatttctGAAAATCCAACAGAATCACCAAACATTGTAGCCATAAAAAACCTGAAATATAAGCCACTGTAATCCTCACAAAGAATCCATAATtgaaagttttaacttttatggGGTACCATTATGCTCCGTGCGGTTCCTTATAAAATGCACGAAAAACAAATGAGTGAAGACGTTTTGAGTCCCTCATTTTTTTGCGATTTGGATCCAAGGAGAGGGAAATTTCCACTCAACTAAGCCTTATAAAACCAATCTACTTGAGatgcattttcattttctttctttcatcaGCAACCAGAGGGTTCAATATCCTATCTGaatcaagaaaatcataatccactaaaaaataaagaaacaaaaaaaatcatcttaacAGCATTGCAGAAagaacaagaaacaaaaagagaaaaaagaaacgGATCAACATAGAACCAAACCTTTACAATTTTCGCAGAGAAAACCGATCAATAAGGTAAAGCAGCTCGAATGTAGAATCTCATTCAAGAGCGGATCATAACAGAAGCACCCGATATCACCATAGAACGCTAGATTCTCAGATCGGAGATGAAAGGATCAAATCGGAGATATACAGCGAAAGTCCATAATTCTGACCATGTCCTCCAACTTCGTCATCTCAAAACCCTAGATCGCCGTCCCATATATGCGACCACCGCGAACGCAACCGCCGCCACCGCCACGATCACATGTTCAATCGGAGCCCCAACTCTGGCCTTTTTTAAGCAACTTGGAGccctctttttattttaaatcccTTACAGacgataaataattaaatacaattttactCGGAGAGAGGCTGGGGTCTGGCTGCTCGTACCCCCAGAACCATTCCATGCACACACGTGGCAACAACTGTGCCACGGATTTCTTAATTAACACCTCCGTGCCATCAAATTGAGTCACAGCGTTACACCTTAACAAAATTAGCccaattttaaaatgaaaggaAGATTTCATAAATCagaaatgtgattttttttttcctgcccTTTTGCCATTTCGGGATTTGGTCTGATTATACCAACCTTGAACTCCACTTAcaaaaaatgacatttctccttTCTAagtatgatattttgttacattattttgatttttgacaCCCATCAAAGGTTTAAAGCCCAGTGGATGAGGAGAGAGATATTGGGGGCAAGGAAGGTGGGAGGGGTGGAACCATGGAAGGAAAGGCGGGGAACAGACAGAGACAAATGTAGGGTCAAAGGAGAAGGCATGTGAGCAGGGGGAAAAGCACATTAAGTGGAGGAGGGGCTTGGGAGAGAGCAGAGGTCACAGCTGCACCTGCCTCCCCACCCCCTTTTCTCTTCCTATAAATGGAACCTCCCCCTCTTCTCAATCCCAATCCCATCTctcacaattttattattttggtgGATGACTCATGCCCTTATCCTTTTTCCTTTCCGGTTTTTGTCAGCCTCCCTCCCAAGGAGCATGGGTGAAGTATATATATCCAATAGTGACAAAAGGAGAGAACAGATGAGAAGAGAAGATATTTTCATGGGAGCATTCAAAATCTTGTCTATGTCTCCATTATTGAAGCTGATAAGGGGTTTTGAGTCAGCTAAGCTTCTGGAAATGTTTCTTAATATGATAAAACATTTCACTAAAAGTTCGGGCAAATAAGTCCGGTATCAAAGTAAAAATGGTAACGAGGGGGAAGTCAATGATGATGAGAAAAGGAGATGAGTTGGCATGAGcttgaattatttaaaaacaaagaagatcAATTAAGAGGCAAGAGTAACATGTGTTGCAAGTAAAGTGGGCTATGAAATGAGTTGATGATGGGTTTGGTTCTTTTGAGTTGCCTGGAAGTGGAACCCATGTCCATCTTTTCACATTATGTCACCCTGTTTATTTAAATGACAGTTTGATTAGCTGGAGTGGATTATGTTGAAGATGGCGACCCTACATACCTACATACATACAAGGGCCTCCTCACTCCTCATTCTGTGTGTAAGAGTCGGGTTCCAATTTTCGACGCAGATAAGGTTGCTCTCTTCCATTCTTTGCCAGCTGCCTTCTCTACATTGTTCACCCACCTCCCCCCACATCACTTTTCAAACTCCGTTTCCTTCCAATTAATCTCAAAATGCAGTTTGGATTTTGAACAATCATCCTATGcaggtatttttaaaaatcataccaattttttatcttttttttccttttttttttccttgcatgATAGTTTGAAAGAAAAGGAGAGACGGTGGTCAAAAAGAGAACACAAGAAGACCATCGTGCTCTGACACGCTCAGAGGGTGCTAGTTCCGCAGAAGACTGAAGCTGATAAATACATGTCCTATTCTCAACCTCACGCCCATCTTGGAAACGATGCCCTGCACTCACCCACGCTGTGCCTTCCCAGGATTGTAGGAGTGACACGGGCTGGGCCTGGCTTTCAGAGTTGCCTAGTGGAAGTGCCCAAAAAATCAAGCTTCAATGGATGTACTAGAACCGGGTCAGATTCGGCCCATTGAGTTGGGGCCTGAAACTTGGTCCCACTATTTTGTTGGGTTTAATTAATTACGCACCAATAGGACTACGATTTATAGCCCAAAGGTTCAAAACCTGTCCAACTTATGGCTGAATTTTTTATGGGCCATACGTTGAGGTTGGTCCAGAGGATCTTGAACATTGCTAGAATCGGGTCTGGGCCACCAAATGAGGAAGCAGGTTGACCCAAAAGCCTTTCCCATTTTTTAACACGCTTTGGAGGTTGGGGGTACGGCTGGAGATCTTTCCCTCAGCTCACACAGCTTGCAATTCATTTGATTTCTCTTTTTATAATAGTACtatgttaatattattatttgtggcAAGTAGATTTGGAGAAGTCCATGTTTCTCATTTATTATTCGTTGATGACACTGGTTTTCTATGAGGTCTCTTAGGATCACATAACTTATTTATATTCATTGCTTATGTGGTTTAAGGTCGTTTCAAGGTTAaagattattttggaaaaaaaaaatgagttaatttTGGTCAGATGGGTAGAGAATGTTGATGATTTAGTGATTGAGCTTGGGTGTAGGGGTTCCTTCTTATTTGGGACTTCTTTTGGATGTTCCATTTAACTCTACAAGGATTTGGGATGGAGTAGAAGAGCAATTCTGTAAAAGATTGTCTAGGTGGAAgtgataatatattttcaaatgagGGAAGGTAACTTTGCTTTGGAGTACCTTATTTAGTttgcctatttattttatgtctttatGTTGTATGTCATGAGTTGTTCGGTTGAGGTTATAACAAATTTAGAGGAACTTTCTTTAAGGTGGTAGGGCTTTGGAGTGTAAACCTCATCTTGTTAAATAGATGGTTGTTTGTTGTGACAAGAGGAAAGGAGGCTTTGGAGTTAAAAGTCTTGCACTTCTTAATAAGACACTTCTTTACAAGTGGAGTTGACATTTTGCTATTGAAAGAGGGGCCTTTTGGAACCAGGTTATTCGTAGTAAGTATGGAGAAGTAAGAAAGGGATGGGTAACTCGAGGTAAGAGAGGGGTATTGGGTTGAGTTGTGAAAAGCAATAAGGAATGATTGAAATATTGTGAGATCTAAGTGTTCGTTTGTGGTGGGTAATGGGTGGATGGTACTTTTTTGGAAGGATAGGTGATATGGGGATATCCTTTTGTATGtgttgttttcttcattttttgccTTATCGATCTCTAAGGATGCGTGAGTGGTGGATGTTTGGAATTCTTCCGCTAAAGGGGGAGAGAGAGCGGAGGGGGGTAGGCAAGGCGAGGGTTGGAATCCTTGTTTTTTTAGAACTTTTAATGATTGAGAGGTGGATTATGTGGTGAGATTTTTGACATTGTTTGCAAGGGCAACGAGTTTGTCAGGATGTGGAAGATTCTTTGATATGGTAAGTGACAAAAAGTGGCAAGTTTACAATGAAGTCCCTTTATCATGTTTTAGAACTAGACTTAGTTGGATTTTTTCCAATTGATGGAATTTGGATTTCATGGGTCCAaccaaaaattagttttttgcATAGGAGGCAATGTGGGGTAAAGTTCCAACCGTGGATCAACTGTAGAGATGAGATTGATCTTTAACAAATCAATGTTTTTTGTGTCTTTGATATGAAGAATCTATTGATCATTTGTTGCTCAATTGTGAGATGATAGGGGTTTTTATAAGAGTTAATTTTTGTACTTTTTGGGatgtttttagtgttttttttgcCAATTAAAGATACTTTGTTGAGTTGGTATGATTTTTTTGTGGGTAAGAAGTAAAGGAAGTTCGACAAAcaatctttttatatttgttttggataGTGTGGAAGACCAAGAATAATATTGCCTTATGTAACgaggttttttttattcaaagacTGAAAAGggagtttgtttgttttatgtGGTCTAAGGCTAAGTTATTTGTTGATAAGCACCATTGACTTTAGTTATATGTTTTGAATGGTTGGATGCTAATCGAGTTTGTTAAAGTTTTTTCTGTACTTTTGTAGTCTGACTCTTGGTGGCAAATGAGgtttattatcttatatatttggGGTTGCTTTTTGCAactcttttctttaatttaatttaattgtttatttatcaaaaataattttattactttaaaaatgtttaattattttaatataatatttcttaCTTTAAGGAGTATTTCGTCTTTCTGAGttgacaaattattttaaatccaAATTACTATTGTTTCatgatcttattattatttcagAAATAATTCAAAGCAATTAATAAGTAAATGATCatcatgcaaaaaaataaataaataaataatggatactaggaaaaaaaaaaaagactttctTTTGTGTCTAATTAAAAGGTTGTATTCCAAGCATACCtccccccccccacccccacaCATGAGCCACTTACCATTGAATAGTAGACATGTAAGTCCGCTTAACACACAAGCAAAACAACAATGAAATTAAGCACAAAGAAATGGCTCCAATGCTTACAAGTAAGTCGTGTTCAGGaccacttttctttttctttttctttttctttttacccactttttTTAATACAACTATGCCAACCAATGGGTAACTCACAAATTCTGATACTGCCCAGGATTCATTTTTAACTGACATCTGTCCAATAACATCTACAAGGCAGTAGTTCACTGGATATCACCTTTCTTGGATGCAAAAAAGGCAACCTTGGCAGAAGAAAAAGCCCATTCCTTTTCCTTAAAGGTAAAGCTCAGTAGCGCAGCTGGGGGTTAGGTTTGGCCTTACGTGCCTCTCATGCCCGAAgccttaatttttctttttttttttcttttttttttttggtaaaaaaaaaaaaaaaacaatgccCATAGTTTGAGAAAGAGTTTTCTCAGCCTCTACGTCAGTCAATGCCCTATGGGAAGTCTCTATCAGTATTTTGCTTACAAGCTCAATTGGCGTAGAACCCATTTACAATCTCTCTACCTAATCAGTTACAGGCCTTCTCCTTTAACAAACTGATAGCCCACCCTTCTCTTTTCACATCCCATATAAATAAATGCCTCACATCTTCACCACCATCCACAAAAATTCACTGCATCCACAAGCTTTTGACTGGGAACAATGGGGAGCCGGTGCAGCTTCTTTCCTGGGTTAGCCTTTCTTATGTTTGGCTTTCTTGGCTTTATGATTCTTCCGGCCGCGGACGCTGCCATCAAGAAATACCAATTTGATGTAAGCTC contains:
- the LOC100261485 gene encoding tubby-like F-box protein 5, yielding MSFKSIVRELKEMKDGIGNISRRGVEGKHWRRRTRSYIAPDQGPLSGALQQGQWANLPPELLLDIIQRVEESETSWPARNVVVFCASVCRSWREITKEIVKTPEECGRLTFPISLKQPGPRDSPIQCFIRRDRATSTYLLYFGLTPSEGQSDKLLLAARRIRRPTSTDFVISLVADDFSRASNTYVGKLRSNFLGTKFTIYDSQPPYDTAVQPNSRSSRRFHSKQVSPRVPACNYSVATISYELNVLRTRGPRRMQCTMHSIPISSIQEGGTAPTPTSFPQPFDEQFSPSPCLRKKDPVTDICSTSLSEPLVPVQGSGDPLILKNKAPRWHEHLQCWCLNFRGRVTVASVKNFQLVASVEPSHNVSAVEQDKVILQFGKIGKDIFTMDYRYPLSAFQAFAICLSSFDTKPACE